A portion of the Polaribacter cellanae genome contains these proteins:
- a CDS encoding AraC family transcriptional regulator: MKTKPTLEKIVPSFGSSLLVKKHVQFLKTKKAFWHFHPEIELVYVNKGKGKRHIGNHISYFNNSQLVLIGSNLPHLGYMDRLTTNGSETLIQFKPEFLGDNFFKIPEMLSIDQLFERAKKGIRFNIEIKKRIGAKIEELVDLEGADRIISFLDILKELATTNDYTILNADGFAFETQPQDSEKIDLVFKHINENFTRHISLDEVADVVSMTVPAFCRFFKKTTTKTFTKLVNEYRVVHATKLLSESNMSIADVSYECGFNNFSHFNKLFKEFTGKSASKYRSEMLNLVQ, translated from the coding sequence ATGAAAACAAAACCAACATTAGAGAAAATTGTACCAAGTTTTGGAAGTTCTTTATTGGTTAAAAAACACGTACAGTTTTTAAAAACGAAAAAAGCGTTCTGGCATTTTCATCCAGAAATAGAATTGGTTTACGTGAATAAAGGAAAAGGGAAAAGACATATTGGAAACCATATTAGCTATTTTAACAATAGTCAATTAGTTTTAATAGGTTCTAATTTGCCACATTTAGGGTATATGGATCGTTTAACAACAAATGGTTCCGAAACTTTAATACAGTTTAAACCCGAATTTTTAGGCGATAATTTCTTTAAAATTCCAGAAATGCTTTCCATCGATCAACTTTTCGAGCGTGCTAAAAAAGGAATTCGTTTTAATATTGAAATTAAAAAAAGAATAGGAGCCAAAATTGAAGAGTTAGTAGATTTAGAAGGTGCAGATAGAATTATATCGTTCTTAGATATTTTAAAAGAGTTGGCAACTACAAACGATTATACCATTTTAAATGCAGACGGATTTGCTTTTGAAACCCAACCACAAGATAGCGAAAAGATAGATTTGGTTTTTAAACACATAAACGAAAACTTTACAAGACACATTTCTTTAGATGAAGTTGCAGATGTGGTAAGTATGACAGTTCCTGCATTTTGTAGATTTTTTAAAAAAACAACCACAAAAACATTTACAAAATTGGTAAATGAATATCGAGTTGTGCATGCAACAAAATTATTATCGGAAAGTAATATGAGTATTGCAGATGTTTCTTACGAATGTGGTTTTAACAATTTTTCTCACTTTAATAAATTGTTTAAAGAATTTACGGGAAAATCTGCATCGAAATACAGAAGCGAAATGTTAAATCTTGTTCAATAA
- a CDS encoding TerB family tellurite resistance protein, whose product MANFTKWLGAGLGFTLGGPIGAAIGFAIGSFVDGFSEKDLLLEQGEYQQKQKRNTTVNTQSGDFEISLLVLASIVIKSDGKVDKRELEFVRSQFLSMYGKERANNAFKLFKGIVKKEISARQVCIQIREHMSHASRLQLLHFLFGIAKADEFVTEKEVNEINKIANYLYINSRDFESIKAMFYDASDNAYKILEITKSATDNELKSAYRKMVKKYHPDKLQDLGKEHLQGAKEKFQSIQLAYEKIKKERGL is encoded by the coding sequence ATGGCAAATTTTACAAAATGGTTGGGTGCAGGATTAGGCTTTACTTTAGGAGGGCCAATAGGTGCAGCTATAGGTTTTGCAATAGGTAGTTTTGTAGATGGTTTTTCGGAGAAAGATTTACTTTTAGAACAAGGAGAATATCAGCAAAAACAAAAAAGAAATACGACTGTAAATACACAATCTGGCGATTTTGAAATAAGTTTGCTTGTTTTGGCATCAATAGTTATAAAGTCGGATGGAAAAGTAGACAAACGAGAATTAGAGTTTGTAAGATCTCAGTTTTTAAGTATGTATGGTAAAGAAAGAGCCAACAATGCATTTAAATTATTTAAAGGAATAGTAAAAAAAGAGATTTCTGCAAGACAAGTTTGTATTCAAATTAGAGAACACATGTCTCATGCTTCTCGTTTACAATTGTTACATTTCTTGTTTGGAATTGCAAAAGCAGACGAGTTTGTCACCGAAAAAGAAGTTAATGAAATTAATAAAATTGCCAACTATTTATATATTAATTCAAGAGATTTTGAGTCTATAAAAGCCATGTTTTACGATGCTTCAGATAATGCATATAAAATCTTGGAAATTACAAAGTCTGCCACAGACAACGAATTAAAATCTGCCTACAGAAAAATGGTGAAAAAGTACCATCCAGATAAATTACAAGATTTAGGTAAAGAACATTTACAAGGAGCTAAAGAAAAGTTTCAAAGCATACAACTAGCATACGAAAAGATTAAAAAAGAGAGAGGTTTGTAG
- a CDS encoding DUF11 domain-containing protein, with amino-acid sequence MYVLNCKLFTFLKIILFLSVWLFGVRSYAQLDNEHYLPPLKQVANKQSIVQQAVYFSTPETTPFSIEIYRGTSTTPIRTITGLSKGNAKVFDNTNGLGNGDNNITLVTNANTGKVLANAGLRIVSSNGKKFYVNYRGRSKSQAGSLTSKGAKAKGTEFRWGGIPNRAKNANLTTSLGMMATENGTVVTVSGYDPNCKFRKGNARGGITADTQTITLNKGQSFVLEAAKNETTANIDGWLGSKIQSTKPIVISNGGLNVGVRSTSQARDVGIDQPVDVSSLGREYVFVRGLGANETEFPIIVATQNNTEVYAGGTLIGTINDGDYLEVPGSYYSSNSAGASMFVTTSREVYAYQCLQGATNKIQTIGMNFIAPVNCLLPNLMDEISDIDKIAGANSNISAITIIASSLTANSNIVVRENGVRVALPAPTIPAGTSDWKTFYVTGLAGEIDVTSTGPIAVGTFMSLGSNAGLAGYFSGFDTVPVVGVQITGGGCYPAGDLEETTKSFDAYQWYRNNVLIPGATSFTYTPTGIGEYNVIVTEGTCSYSSKIVSVYNCDPDIAIKKTADKSNVTDGDIINFTVTVESFGLQPVTNLVIKDIFPTELDLISVTPSQGTWSSPDWTIGTMEAGELFTLKFVSKVPKKPQEGTFTNVVSNTQDQTDSNLSTDDLTESFTITAKKIDLSIEKKVDKPIVKKGDNVTFTISITNKGPQVATGVEIKDLLPSGLTYVSLGSIIPTNTTYNAVTGIWKLTRDIQNNETITLTLKAKVTATNIVLNTTEVFKTEQKDLDSNPNSKN; translated from the coding sequence ATGTATGTATTGAATTGTAAACTGTTTACTTTTCTTAAAATAATATTATTTTTAAGTGTTTGGTTGTTTGGTGTTCGATCTTATGCACAATTAGATAATGAACATTATTTACCACCTTTAAAACAAGTAGCTAATAAACAAAGTATTGTGCAGCAGGCAGTATATTTTTCTACGCCAGAGACGACTCCTTTTTCAATTGAAATATATAGAGGTACAAGTACAACTCCTATAAGAACAATAACGGGTTTATCGAAAGGAAATGCTAAGGTTTTCGATAATACGAATGGTTTAGGAAATGGAGATAATAATATTACTTTAGTAACAAATGCAAATACTGGTAAAGTTTTAGCAAATGCTGGGTTAAGAATTGTTTCATCAAATGGTAAGAAATTTTATGTAAACTACAGGGGTAGGTCTAAGTCGCAAGCAGGTTCTTTAACCTCTAAAGGAGCCAAAGCAAAAGGAACCGAATTTAGATGGGGTGGTATTCCAAACAGAGCAAAAAATGCAAATTTAACAACCAGTTTAGGAATGATGGCAACAGAAAATGGAACTGTTGTTACAGTTTCTGGTTACGACCCAAATTGTAAGTTTAGAAAAGGAAATGCAAGGGGAGGAATCACTGCAGACACACAAACGATTACATTAAATAAAGGACAATCTTTTGTCTTAGAAGCTGCAAAAAACGAAACTACGGCTAATATAGATGGTTGGTTAGGCTCAAAAATTCAATCTACAAAACCTATAGTAATAAGTAATGGAGGTTTAAACGTTGGGGTAAGGTCTACAAGTCAGGCAAGAGATGTTGGTATAGATCAACCTGTTGACGTTTCTTCTTTAGGAAGGGAATATGTTTTTGTAAGAGGTTTAGGGGCTAACGAAACAGAGTTTCCAATAATTGTAGCAACCCAAAATAATACAGAAGTATATGCTGGTGGAACTTTAATAGGGACCATTAACGATGGAGATTATTTAGAGGTTCCAGGAAGTTATTATTCTTCGAACTCTGCAGGTGCAAGTATGTTTGTAACCACTTCAAGAGAGGTATATGCATATCAATGTTTACAGGGTGCTACAAATAAAATACAAACTATTGGTATGAATTTTATAGCACCTGTAAATTGCTTGTTACCTAATTTAATGGACGAAATTTCTGATATAGATAAAATTGCTGGCGCAAATTCAAATATATCTGCAATTACAATTATAGCCTCGTCTTTAACTGCAAATTCGAATATTGTTGTAAGAGAAAATGGTGTTAGAGTGGCTTTGCCAGCACCAACAATTCCTGCAGGAACTTCCGATTGGAAAACTTTCTATGTAACAGGTTTGGCTGGAGAAATAGACGTAACTTCTACAGGGCCAATTGCAGTTGGTACATTTATGAGTTTAGGTTCTAATGCTGGTTTGGCAGGTTATTTTTCTGGTTTTGATACAGTGCCAGTAGTTGGAGTACAAATTACGGGTGGAGGTTGTTATCCAGCTGGAGATTTGGAGGAAACTACAAAGAGTTTTGACGCATATCAATGGTATAGAAACAATGTTTTAATTCCAGGAGCAACATCATTTACTTATACACCAACAGGAATTGGGGAATATAACGTTATTGTAACAGAAGGTACTTGCTCTTATTCTTCTAAAATAGTATCTGTTTATAATTGTGACCCAGATATTGCTATTAAAAAAACGGCAGATAAATCAAATGTTACAGATGGAGATATTATCAATTTTACAGTTACAGTAGAGAGTTTTGGTTTACAGCCAGTAACAAATTTAGTAATTAAAGATATTTTTCCTACAGAGTTAGATTTAATTAGTGTAACTCCAAGTCAAGGAACTTGGAGTAGCCCAGACTGGACCATTGGAACTATGGAAGCAGGAGAGTTGTTTACATTAAAATTTGTTTCTAAAGTGCCAAAAAAACCTCAAGAAGGAACTTTTACTAATGTGGTTTCTAATACCCAAGATCAAACAGATTCTAACTTATCTACAGACGATTTAACAGAGAGTTTTACGATAACTGCTAAAAAAATAGATTTATCTATAGAGAAAAAAGTAGATAAACCTATTGTTAAAAAAGGAGATAATGTAACTTTTACCATTTCAATAACCAATAAAGGGCCACAAGTTGCTACAGGTGTAGAAATAAAAGATTTATTACCATCTGGATTAACTTATGTGTCATTAGGTTCAATAATACCAACAAACACAACTTACAACGCAGTTACTGGTATTTGGAAGCTTACAAGAGATATACAAAATAACGAAACAATTACATTAACACTAAAAGCAAAAGTAACAGCTACAAATATTGTATTGAATACTACAGAAGTATTTAAAACGGAACAAAAAGATTTAGATTCAAACCCCAATTCTAAAAACTAA
- a CDS encoding HD domain-containing protein → MNKEKVISNTIAFVKEALKNAEGGHDWFHIKRVFNNAILISREEKANVFVISLAALLHDIADPKFNNGDEAIGPKKARDFLISEKIPKDIGMHVVNIIKHISFKNSFDTETSSTQVNNKKFTSKELEIVQDADRLDAIGAIGIARCFNYGGFKNNVLYDPEIAPNLNMTKEEYKSSSAPTINHFYEKLLLLKDQMNTETGKRIAIERHKFMEKYLEQFYNEWNGVK, encoded by the coding sequence ATGAACAAAGAAAAAGTAATTTCCAACACAATTGCATTTGTAAAAGAAGCATTAAAAAATGCTGAAGGTGGCCATGATTGGTTTCATATTAAACGTGTTTTTAACAACGCAATTCTAATTTCTAGAGAAGAAAAAGCCAATGTTTTTGTGATTTCTTTAGCGGCTTTATTACATGATATTGCAGATCCAAAATTTAATAATGGAGATGAAGCTATAGGACCTAAAAAAGCACGTGATTTTTTAATTTCTGAGAAAATTCCGAAAGATATTGGCATGCATGTAGTAAATATTATAAAGCATATTTCTTTTAAAAATTCCTTTGATACTGAAACAAGTTCAACACAAGTAAATAACAAGAAATTTACTTCTAAAGAGTTAGAAATTGTACAAGATGCAGATAGGTTAGATGCAATTGGTGCGATTGGAATTGCTCGTTGCTTTAATTATGGTGGTTTTAAAAACAACGTTTTATACGACCCAGAAATTGCACCAAATTTAAACATGACCAAAGAGGAATACAAAAGTTCTTCTGCCCCAACAATTAATCATTTTTATGAAAAATTGTTATTGTTAAAAGATCAAATGAACACAGAAACTGGAAAACGAATCGCCATAGAAAGACATAAATTTATGGAAAAATATTTAGAACAATTCTATAATGAGTGGAATGGTGTTAAATAA
- a CDS encoding DUF11 domain-containing protein: MSAQIRISNINFLLVLILSFFSLKSHGQASCKNAADYTTVCIGTNQTFAASTTGVNASTTNPGNNYGCLRSSPNPAWFYFKASSNGSLKINQSNSANRDVDGALWGPFDSLADMTASCNAFGVPLACDYASASTFSFNITAQKDKYYALLVANYSGRATNITLSDGGSTATTDCSPDIVVEKKVNNTTPEENDTVNWTVSVENKGVTNATNVKLTDLLPAGVSYVSHTVNGTYVPSSGLWTIGSLSVGQVKTLNIVSTVDSGTQGKSIINQVKDVLLDQVESNSFPDNLTATINVETNFADLSIKKTIGKAIVKKGDQVVFTLLLKNNGPRIASNIKVKDVLPSGLTYNPSGSIIPAGTTYNQITGIWDLLTTTLAVGGSIELKIAVKVINTGAIITNASEVINLSETDPDSVPNNGN, from the coding sequence ATGAGTGCTCAGATACGCATAAGTAATATTAATTTTTTATTAGTATTAATTCTATCTTTCTTTAGTTTAAAGTCTCATGGGCAAGCCTCATGTAAAAATGCAGCAGATTATACAACAGTGTGTATTGGTACAAACCAAACATTTGCAGCGAGTACAACAGGTGTAAATGCTAGCACAACAAATCCTGGAAATAATTATGGTTGTTTAAGGAGTTCTCCCAATCCTGCATGGTTTTATTTTAAAGCATCTTCTAATGGTTCTTTAAAAATTAATCAATCTAACTCTGCAAATCGCGATGTGGATGGTGCTTTGTGGGGACCTTTTGATTCTTTAGCAGACATGACAGCTTCTTGTAATGCTTTTGGAGTACCCTTAGCATGCGATTATGCTTCTGCATCAACATTTTCTTTTAATATAACTGCTCAAAAAGATAAATATTATGCATTATTAGTTGCAAATTATTCTGGTAGAGCTACAAATATTACACTTTCTGATGGAGGAAGTACAGCAACAACAGATTGTAGTCCGGATATTGTAGTTGAAAAAAAAGTAAACAATACCACACCTGAAGAGAATGATACAGTAAATTGGACAGTTTCTGTCGAAAATAAAGGAGTAACAAATGCTACCAACGTTAAGTTAACAGATTTGTTACCAGCTGGAGTAAGTTATGTTTCTCATACTGTAAATGGAACCTACGTACCAAGTTCTGGTCTATGGACAATTGGAAGTTTGTCTGTTGGACAAGTAAAAACTTTAAATATAGTTAGTACTGTAGATTCAGGTACACAAGGTAAGTCAATAATAAACCAAGTAAAAGATGTGTTATTAGATCAAGTGGAATCTAATTCTTTTCCAGATAATTTAACAGCAACTATAAATGTAGAAACTAATTTTGCAGATTTAAGCATTAAAAAAACAATAGGTAAAGCGATTGTTAAAAAAGGAGATCAAGTTGTTTTTACGCTGTTGTTAAAAAATAATGGACCAAGAATTGCTAGTAATATAAAGGTAAAGGACGTATTACCATCTGGACTAACATATAATCCTTCAGGTTCTATTATTCCTGCAGGAACAACTTACAATCAAATAACTGGCATTTGGGATTTATTAACAACTACTTTAGCGGTTGGCGGTTCCATTGAGCTTAAGATAGCAGTAAAAGTTATAAATACGGGTGCTATTATTACAAATGCTTCAGAAGTAATTAATCTTTCGGAAACAGATCCAGATTCTGTTCCAAATAATGGTAATTAG
- a CDS encoding BrxA/BrxB family bacilliredoxin, with translation MYPEELVKPMRDELINAGFKALYTSEDVEEVMAKKGTTLVVVNSVCGCAAGTARPGAIASLGAEKTPDNLTTVFAGVEKESTQKAREFMIPFPPSSPAMALFKDGNLVHMLERHHIEGRSAQMIAQNLAQAYEEFC, from the coding sequence ATGTATCCAGAAGAATTAGTAAAACCAATGCGCGACGAGTTAATTAATGCAGGTTTTAAAGCATTATATACAAGTGAAGACGTAGAAGAAGTAATGGCAAAAAAAGGAACAACTTTAGTGGTTGTAAACTCTGTTTGTGGTTGTGCAGCAGGAACTGCAAGACCAGGAGCAATTGCTTCTTTAGGAGCAGAGAAAACACCAGACAATTTAACTACTGTTTTTGCTGGTGTAGAGAAAGAATCTACGCAAAAAGCACGTGAGTTTATGATTCCTTTTCCTCCTTCTTCTCCAGCAATGGCGTTGTTTAAAGATGGAAACTTGGTACACATGTTAGAAAGACATCATATAGAAGGTCGTTCTGCACAGATGATTGCACAGAATTTAGCACAGGCTTACGAAGAGTTTTGCTAA
- a CDS encoding DUF11 domain-containing protein gives MKKKILLSITYILLICTSVFADGTKQVMPDPNNGVAMYITDDGRYGPYLNAPASQRLQFRILDHTTENLYFGINPRERDGNPLVLSNNLYYVIKNAAGATVAGPIKFNTTGAGYISTYNQAVAGPNIGGAVPAGYTPLSFNPTANGDYYIEMYKSNDAGVTRTTDGDNIVIPYFDFTVSDTSNNRTEGRIFSQKWGFITYDPATFVPSINFDFKGKFFGYTDDKIVVTVEFQEGFRPFGYLLAMNKFGIVDDDNDPTNVWTTTRKSISYNGATGNTIPTLLNGFPVFITEPDAAAFPIGVQVIPVSVGKIFGCPGNYLIPVKIQEAGDVDVTIDLNGVPGYQKNTKDVIVQAFNQPKGNIVIPWDGLDGQGNPVSGNTTSAAKLTSLRGRTSVPMIDAELNPNGLVINSVKPVLLNRRMYWDDSGVVVTPNNNTVGGADQSRPEDGKLGPTHKWNGDNPPINNTVNTPAPSGSKGSTTNSTTDDFGNERVLNTWFYGEEVTSPNASVVLPDCDIDNDGYSDNVDLDDDNDGILDTVELGSFDPNGDHDGDTIPDYIDPQFPGFVDTNSDGVDDRFDLDLDGIVNHWDLDSDGDGIPDAVEAQATVGYETPSVNVNIEGIPTNFIFASAPIDTDLDGNADFLDTDSDNDGLLDTQEAGITLTNLDADNDGLDNATDVTTGPTDVDGNIVPNALPDEDNDLGIDGGDVNYRDIFFSDNDRDGIPNGTDLDDDNDGILDNDEGCFISNVENFENSTTSNSGYDNYSAAFPTGTSQIRNSRGSAGYFKNPPSLLGQITALEGVAFMGLHSNGSYSQEVVKIDLAPGEKLIPQLVYNFSFLSYQMNLGRTAGGVFKNPGHIDIYGIRVGVANPTNAQQSNTNTIASQAGIDFLGRSLKITNTDSWKRYTISFKANHNYDRILIVPTSESLAGTGTSTDTYLGIDDIKYPVKVDTDNDGISDCSDTDSDNDGCADAIEAAGSFQNSNLVNPGTDDSLGDVVETNTQSSNYGVPIINGNSTQQANTAGVKDNTVKDACLVDLSVLKTVDKPIKKVGEKIVFTITLKNEGNADATNIKVKDLLPPGLTYNPSTSIAPPNTTYTATTGIWDLSALTITKNQTIELKIGATITTTGTIITNKTEVFSVTETDKDSTSNSNN, from the coding sequence TTGAAAAAAAAAATACTTTTATCAATCACATATATACTTTTAATTTGTACATCTGTCTTTGCAGATGGTACTAAACAAGTGATGCCAGACCCTAATAATGGTGTGGCGATGTATATTACAGATGATGGAAGATATGGTCCATATTTAAATGCTCCAGCATCACAAAGATTACAATTTAGAATTTTAGATCACACAACAGAAAATTTATATTTTGGAATAAATCCTAGAGAAAGAGATGGTAATCCTTTAGTTTTAAGTAATAATTTATACTATGTAATAAAAAATGCTGCAGGAGCAACTGTAGCAGGACCAATAAAATTTAACACTACAGGTGCAGGTTACATAAGTACTTATAACCAAGCAGTTGCAGGGCCAAACATTGGGGGAGCTGTTCCTGCTGGTTACACGCCTTTGAGTTTTAACCCTACAGCAAACGGAGACTATTATATAGAAATGTATAAGAGTAATGATGCTGGTGTTACAAGAACCACAGATGGCGATAATATTGTTATTCCATACTTTGATTTTACAGTATCAGATACATCAAATAATAGAACAGAAGGTCGTATTTTTTCTCAAAAATGGGGGTTCATAACTTATGACCCTGCTACGTTTGTTCCTTCAATTAACTTTGATTTTAAAGGAAAATTTTTCGGTTATACAGATGATAAGATTGTTGTTACTGTAGAGTTTCAAGAAGGATTTAGACCTTTTGGTTATTTATTAGCAATGAATAAGTTTGGTATTGTAGATGATGATAATGATCCTACAAATGTGTGGACAACAACAAGAAAATCTATTTCTTACAATGGGGCTACAGGAAATACAATTCCAACATTATTAAACGGTTTCCCCGTTTTTATTACAGAACCAGATGCTGCTGCTTTTCCTATTGGTGTTCAAGTAATTCCCGTTTCTGTGGGTAAAATATTTGGCTGTCCTGGTAATTATTTAATTCCTGTAAAAATCCAAGAAGCAGGAGATGTAGACGTAACAATAGATTTAAATGGAGTTCCTGGGTATCAAAAAAATACGAAAGATGTTATAGTGCAAGCATTTAATCAGCCCAAAGGAAATATTGTAATTCCTTGGGATGGTTTAGATGGGCAAGGTAACCCTGTTTCTGGGAATACAACATCTGCAGCAAAATTAACAAGTTTAAGAGGAAGAACAAGTGTGCCAATGATAGATGCAGAATTAAATCCTAATGGACTGGTTATAAATTCTGTAAAGCCAGTTTTGCTAAATAGAAGAATGTATTGGGATGATTCAGGAGTTGTAGTAACACCTAACAATAATACAGTTGGAGGAGCAGATCAATCAAGACCAGAAGATGGTAAACTCGGTCCAACACATAAATGGAATGGAGATAACCCACCGATTAATAATACAGTAAACACACCAGCACCTTCAGGTTCTAAAGGGAGTACTACAAATTCTACAACAGATGATTTTGGTAATGAAAGAGTGTTAAATACTTGGTTTTATGGAGAAGAGGTTACTTCACCAAATGCTTCTGTAGTTTTGCCAGATTGCGATATAGATAATGATGGATATTCAGACAATGTAGATTTAGATGATGATAATGATGGTATTTTAGACACAGTAGAATTAGGTTCTTTCGACCCAAATGGAGATCATGATGGAGATACAATTCCAGATTACATAGATCCTCAATTCCCTGGCTTTGTAGATACAAATTCAGATGGTGTAGATGATCGTTTCGATTTAGATTTAGATGGTATTGTTAACCATTGGGATCTAGACTCAGATGGAGATGGAATACCAGATGCAGTAGAGGCGCAAGCAACAGTTGGTTATGAAACACCAAGTGTAAATGTAAATATAGAAGGAATACCAACAAATTTTATATTTGCTTCTGCACCAATAGATACAGATTTAGATGGTAATGCAGACTTTTTAGACACAGATTCAGATAATGACGGCTTGCTAGACACACAAGAAGCTGGAATTACATTAACCAATTTAGATGCAGATAATGATGGATTAGACAATGCTACAGATGTTACAACTGGTCCAACAGATGTAGATGGAAATATTGTACCCAATGCGCTTCCAGATGAAGACAACGATTTAGGAATTGACGGAGGAGATGTTAATTATAGAGATATATTTTTTAGTGATAACGATAGAGATGGCATTCCAAATGGTACAGATTTAGATGATGATAATGATGGTATTTTAGATAATGATGAAGGCTGTTTTATAAGTAATGTTGAAAATTTCGAAAACTCAACAACTTCAAATAGTGGTTATGATAATTATAGCGCAGCTTTTCCAACAGGAACAAGTCAAATTAGAAACTCTAGAGGTTCTGCAGGCTATTTTAAAAACCCTCCTTCACTTTTAGGGCAAATTACTGCATTAGAAGGAGTTGCTTTTATGGGGTTGCATAGTAATGGATCTTATTCACAAGAAGTTGTTAAGATAGATTTAGCACCAGGTGAAAAATTAATTCCTCAACTTGTCTATAATTTTTCATTTTTATCATATCAAATGAATTTAGGAAGAACTGCAGGAGGCGTATTTAAAAACCCTGGTCATATTGATATATATGGGATTAGAGTAGGAGTTGCAAACCCAACAAATGCACAACAATCAAATACAAATACAATTGCTTCACAAGCTGGAATAGATTTTTTAGGTAGATCTCTTAAAATTACAAACACTGATAGTTGGAAAAGATACACTATTTCATTTAAAGCAAACCATAATTACGATCGTATATTAATTGTGCCAACATCAGAATCTTTAGCAGGTACAGGAACAAGTACAGATACATATTTAGGTATAGATGATATAAAATACCCAGTTAAAGTAGATACAGATAATGATGGTATTTCAGATTGTTCAGACACAGATAGCGATAACGATGGTTGTGCAGATGCCATAGAAGCAGCAGGAAGCTTTCAGAACTCTAATTTAGTTAATCCAGGAACAGACGATAGCTTAGGAGATGTTGTAGAAACAAATACACAAAGTAGTAACTATGGTGTGCCAATTATTAATGGTAATTCAACACAACAAGCAAATACTGCAGGAGTTAAAGATAACACTGTAAAAGATGCCTGTTTGGTAGATTTAAGTGTATTAAAAACGGTAGACAAACCTATAAAAAAAGTTGGCGAAAAAATTGTTTTTACCATTACATTAAAAAATGAAGGAAATGCTGATGCTACAAACATAAAAGTAAAAGATTTGTTACCACCAGGCTTAACTTACAACCCTTCAACTTCTATTGCACCACCTAACACGACCTATACAGCCACAACTGGTATTTGGGATTTAAGCGCCTTAACAATTACAAAAAATCAAACAATTGAATTAAAAATTGGCGCAACAATAACAACAACAGGTACAATAATTACAAATAAAACAGAAGTTTTTTCTGTAACAGAGACAGACAAAGACTCAACCTCTAATAGCAACAACTAA
- a CDS encoding enoyl-CoA hydratase/isomerase family protein — protein MNYENLLVSKSNGIAQITINRPKKLNALNKATIQELHKAFDTLESDLSVETIIVTGSGDKAFVAGADIAEFAHFSVEEGANLARAGQEMLFNFVENLATPVIAAVNGFALGGGLELAMACHFRIASNNAKMGLPEVSLGVIPGYGGTQRLPQLVGKGKAMELIMTAGMISAEEAKECGLVNHVVSQEELLPLAEKIASKIMRNSSVAIAAAIKAVNANFEDGVNGFDIEIEEFGKCFGTEDFEEGTTAFLEKRKPNFSGN, from the coding sequence ATGAATTACGAAAATCTATTAGTTTCAAAAAGCAATGGTATCGCACAAATAACCATTAATCGCCCTAAGAAATTAAACGCTTTAAATAAAGCAACCATACAAGAATTACATAAAGCTTTCGATACTTTAGAAAGCGATTTAAGTGTAGAAACAATTATTGTTACAGGAAGTGGAGATAAAGCTTTTGTTGCAGGTGCAGATATTGCAGAATTTGCTCATTTTTCAGTAGAAGAAGGCGCAAATTTAGCAAGAGCAGGACAAGAAATGTTGTTTAACTTTGTGGAAAATTTAGCAACTCCTGTTATAGCAGCTGTAAATGGTTTTGCTTTAGGTGGAGGTTTAGAGTTGGCAATGGCGTGTCATTTTAGAATTGCATCTAACAATGCAAAAATGGGGTTACCAGAAGTATCTTTAGGTGTAATTCCGGGTTATGGAGGTACACAACGTTTGCCACAATTGGTTGGTAAAGGAAAGGCAATGGAGTTAATTATGACAGCTGGAATGATTTCTGCAGAAGAAGCAAAAGAATGTGGTTTGGTGAATCATGTGGTTTCCCAAGAAGAATTATTACCATTGGCAGAAAAAATTGCCAGTAAAATTATGCGAAATTCTTCTGTAGCAATTGCAGCAGCGATTAAGGCTGTAAATGCGAATTTCGAAGATGGTGTAAATGGCTTTGATATAGAAATAGAAGAGTTTGGAAAATGCTTTGGAACCGAAGATTTCGAAGAAGGAACTACAGCTTTTTTAGAAAAAAGAAAGCCAAATTTCTCGGGGAATTAA